Proteins from a genomic interval of Kaistia defluvii:
- the purL gene encoding phosphoribosylformylglycinamidine synthase subunit PurL, translating to MLQNDTPITPELVASHGLKPDEYQRILDLIGRVPTLTELGIFSAMWNEHCSYKSSKKWLRTLPTTGPRVICGPGENAGVVDIDDGQAIIFKMESHNHPSFIEPYQGAATGVGGILRDVFTMGARPVAAMNALRFGSPDHPKTRHLVSGVVSGVGGYGNSFGVPTVGGEVNFHERYNGNILVNAFAAGLADADKIFYSKAEGVGLPVVYLGSKTGRDGVGGATMASAEFDESIEEKRPTVQVGDPFGEKLLLEACLELMKTGAVIAIQDMGAAGLTCSAVEMGAKGDLGIELDLDKVPCREANMTAYEMMLSESQERMLMVLRPEQEKEAEAIFHKWGLDFAIVGWTTDDLRFRILHKGAVVADLPIKELGDEAPEYDRPFVRRPVPAVLKAEDVAEPNDYAEALLKLVSAPDMASRRWVWEQYDHLIQGNTAQKPGGDAAVIRVEGHDKKGLAFTLDVSPRYCEADPFEGGKQAIAECWRNLSAVGAEPLAATDNLNFGNPEKPEIMGQLVGAIEGIGAACRALDFPIVSGNVSLYNETNGVGILPTPAIGGVGLLPDIDVMATVAFKNAGDVIVQIGRDGHHLGQSVYLREILGREEGAPPPVDLAEERRVGDFVRGIIRSRLVTACHDISDGGLLVALAEMAMARGLGASVKVPESAATPHGFLFGEDQARYVVTVDPSVLDAVTAAAAEAGVEARVLGTVGGEVLDVAGIATISVAKLKQGHENWFPEFMAAAE from the coding sequence GTGCTCCAGAACGACACGCCGATCACGCCCGAACTCGTCGCCAGCCATGGCCTCAAGCCCGACGAATATCAGCGCATCCTCGATCTGATCGGCCGCGTGCCGACGCTCACCGAACTCGGCATCTTCTCGGCGATGTGGAACGAGCATTGTTCCTACAAATCGTCCAAGAAGTGGCTGCGCACCCTGCCGACGACCGGCCCGCGCGTGATCTGCGGCCCCGGCGAGAATGCCGGCGTGGTCGACATCGATGACGGCCAGGCGATCATCTTCAAGATGGAAAGCCACAACCACCCGTCCTTCATCGAGCCCTACCAGGGCGCGGCGACGGGGGTCGGCGGCATCCTTCGCGACGTCTTCACCATGGGCGCGCGCCCGGTCGCGGCGATGAACGCGCTGCGCTTCGGTTCGCCGGATCATCCGAAAACCCGCCACCTGGTTTCCGGCGTGGTCTCGGGCGTCGGCGGCTATGGCAATTCCTTCGGCGTGCCGACGGTCGGCGGCGAGGTGAATTTCCACGAGCGCTACAACGGCAACATCCTGGTCAACGCCTTTGCCGCCGGCCTCGCCGACGCGGACAAGATCTTCTATTCGAAGGCGGAAGGCGTCGGCCTCCCGGTCGTCTATCTCGGCTCGAAGACCGGCCGCGACGGCGTCGGCGGCGCGACCATGGCATCGGCCGAGTTCGACGAATCGATCGAGGAGAAGCGCCCGACCGTGCAGGTCGGCGACCCCTTCGGCGAGAAACTGCTGCTGGAAGCCTGCCTGGAGCTGATGAAGACCGGCGCGGTCATCGCCATCCAGGACATGGGCGCCGCCGGCCTCACCTGCTCGGCCGTCGAAATGGGCGCCAAGGGCGACCTCGGCATCGAGCTGGACCTCGACAAGGTCCCCTGCCGCGAAGCCAACATGACGGCCTACGAGATGATGCTCTCGGAGAGCCAGGAGCGCATGCTCATGGTGCTGCGCCCCGAGCAGGAGAAAGAAGCCGAGGCGATCTTCCACAAATGGGGCCTCGACTTCGCCATCGTCGGCTGGACCACGGACGATCTGCGCTTCCGCATCCTGCACAAGGGCGCGGTCGTCGCCGACCTGCCGATCAAGGAACTGGGCGACGAAGCGCCGGAATATGACCGCCCCTTCGTCCGCCGCCCGGTTCCCGCCGTTCTCAAGGCCGAGGACGTCGCCGAGCCGAACGATTATGCCGAGGCGCTGCTGAAGCTGGTCTCCGCCCCCGACATGGCCTCGCGCCGCTGGGTCTGGGAGCAGTATGACCACCTGATCCAGGGCAACACGGCGCAGAAGCCCGGCGGCGACGCCGCCGTCATCCGCGTCGAGGGCCACGACAAGAAGGGCCTCGCCTTCACGCTCGACGTGTCGCCGCGCTATTGCGAGGCGGATCCGTTCGAAGGTGGCAAGCAGGCGATCGCCGAATGCTGGCGCAACCTGTCGGCCGTCGGCGCCGAGCCGCTCGCCGCCACCGACAATCTCAATTTCGGCAATCCGGAAAAGCCCGAGATCATGGGCCAGCTGGTCGGCGCGATCGAGGGCATCGGCGCCGCCTGCCGCGCGCTCGACTTCCCGATCGTCTCCGGCAATGTCTCGCTCTACAACGAGACCAACGGCGTCGGCATCCTGCCGACCCCGGCGATTGGCGGCGTCGGCCTCCTGCCGGACATCGACGTGATGGCGACCGTCGCCTTCAAAAATGCCGGCGACGTCATCGTCCAGATCGGCCGCGACGGCCATCATCTCGGCCAGTCGGTCTATCTGCGCGAGATTCTCGGCCGTGAGGAAGGCGCCCCGCCGCCGGTCGACCTCGCCGAGGAACGCCGCGTCGGCGATTTCGTGCGCGGCATCATCCGCAGCCGTCTCGTCACCGCCTGCCACGACATTTCCGATGGCGGCCTGCTGGTTGCCCTCGCCGAAATGGCGATGGCGCGCGGCCTCGGCGCTTCGGTCAAAGTGCCGGAAAGCGCTGCGACGCCGCATGGCTTCCTGTTCGGCGAGGACCAGGCCCGCTACGTCGTCACCGTCGACCCGTCGGTGCTCGATGCGGTCACGGCAGCGGCGGCGGAAGCCGGTGTCGAGGCTCGGGTTCTGGGCACCGTCGGCGGCGAGGTGTTGGATGTCGCCGGCATCGCCACCATATCTGTTGCAAAGCTGAAGCAGGGCCATGAGAATTGGTTCCCTGAATTCATGGCCGCCGCCGAGTGA
- a CDS encoding BolA family protein has protein sequence MAMDARDIEALIKEALPDATVTIRDLAGDGDHYAAEVVSEAFRGKNRVQQHQMIYAALKGNMGGVLHALALQTSAPD, from the coding sequence ATGGCAATGGACGCACGCGACATTGAGGCTCTGATCAAGGAGGCTCTCCCGGACGCGACGGTCACGATCCGCGATCTCGCGGGTGACGGTGACCATTATGCTGCCGAAGTTGTGTCCGAGGCTTTTCGCGGAAAAAACCGCGTGCAGCAGCACCAGATGATCTACGCTGCGCTCAAGGGAAACATGGGCGGCGTCCTCCACGCGCTCGCCCTGCAGACCAGCGCTCCGGATTGA
- the grxD gene encoding Grx4 family monothiol glutaredoxin — MSDIHALIQNEVSSNDVVLFLKGTPAFPQCGFSGQVVQILDFLGVDYKGINVLADPEIRQGIKDFSNWPTIPQLYVKGEFVGGCDIIREMFQAGEMQTFLTEKGITVAKSA; from the coding sequence ATGAGCGATATCCACGCCCTTATCCAGAACGAAGTCAGCTCCAACGATGTCGTGCTCTTCCTGAAGGGCACCCCGGCGTTCCCGCAGTGCGGTTTCTCCGGCCAGGTCGTCCAGATCCTCGATTTCCTCGGCGTCGACTACAAGGGCATCAACGTGCTCGCCGACCCGGAAATCCGCCAGGGCATCAAGGACTTCTCCAACTGGCCGACCATTCCGCAGCTCTACGTCAAGGGCGAGTTCGTCGGCGGCTGCGACATCATCCGCGAGATGTTCCAGGCCGGCGAGATGCAGACCTTCCTGACGGAAAAGGGCATCACGGTCGCCAAGTCGGCCTGA
- a CDS encoding BA14K family protein, whose amino-acid sequence MLTKTKNFLKAGLIASVVATSFLAVPATAQAQSGVRSDGSFQVADNRGWNGGNDWRRHRGGNWRGHHGYRNGPRYYGNRGYYGNRGYYYRDNNNWGGAAAAGIIGLAAGAMIANSANQPRYYAGDDYVSYCSSRYRSFNPRTGTYTGYDGLQHRCVMR is encoded by the coding sequence ATGCTGACGAAGACAAAGAATTTTCTGAAAGCGGGCCTGATTGCCTCGGTTGTTGCTACGTCTTTCCTGGCTGTTCCGGCCACGGCGCAGGCACAGTCCGGCGTGCGGTCCGATGGATCCTTCCAGGTCGCGGATAACCGTGGCTGGAATGGTGGCAATGACTGGCGTCGCCATCGCGGCGGCAACTGGCGCGGCCACCACGGCTACCGCAACGGCCCCCGCTATTATGGCAACCGCGGCTATTACGGCAATCGCGGCTACTATTATCGCGACAATAACAATTGGGGCGGTGCGGCCGCCGCCGGCATCATCGGCCTGGCCGCCGGCGCCATGATCGCCAATTCGGCCAATCAGCCGCGCTATTACGCCGGCGACGACTATGTCTCGTATTGCTCGAGCCGCTATCGCTCGTTCAACCCGCGCACCGGCACCTATACCGGCTATGACGGCCTGCAGCATCGTTGCGTGATGCGCTGA
- a CDS encoding sensor histidine kinase yields the protein MRLLPASLSGRLLAGAAVFVTLALVAAAVLISLILQQFVTDQLDQRLDSQMVVVADALQRNSEGKLVLSVDVDGPPFDRLASGWYWQASGDGVDLRSKSLGNGSIDVPPHRFEWRELLSGRGSPAEGTGPAGESLHLRTRTMAAAGQTVTLVVSAPREALLGPMKKALVPLVGSLIAIGVGLLLASFLQVRLGLRPLRHLQASLREIRAGRAQHVSSDQPDELRPLVDELNALIDQNAQGLEAARRHVANLAHGLKTPLATLAMELNEPGADPTGSMRPLVERIEGSVRHHLARARAGALGASGRVSTPLLARCREIASVLGKIHADRNVEAVIVGDGTLAVACEMQDLDEMLGNLLDNAFKWARSRVSLAATAEGQFVVIRIEDDGVGLAEERLPDVLLPGRRLDEAMPGHGFGLSITRELAELYGGSLALRSGPPGGLTAILTLPIASA from the coding sequence ATGAGGCTTCTTCCGGCCTCGCTGAGCGGGCGGCTCCTGGCCGGCGCCGCCGTCTTCGTCACCCTCGCGCTGGTGGCCGCCGCCGTCCTGATCAGCCTCATCCTGCAGCAATTCGTGACCGACCAACTGGACCAGCGGCTGGACAGCCAGATGGTCGTCGTCGCCGATGCCCTGCAACGAAACAGCGAGGGGAAGCTGGTCCTGTCGGTGGATGTCGATGGCCCGCCCTTCGATCGGCTTGCCTCCGGCTGGTACTGGCAGGCGAGCGGCGATGGGGTGGACCTGCGATCGAAATCGCTCGGCAACGGCTCCATCGACGTTCCGCCGCACCGCTTTGAGTGGCGCGAGCTTCTTTCGGGTCGGGGCAGCCCGGCCGAGGGGACGGGACCCGCCGGCGAGAGCCTGCATCTGCGCACGCGGACAATGGCCGCCGCCGGCCAGACCGTCACCCTTGTCGTCTCGGCCCCGCGAGAGGCGTTGCTCGGGCCGATGAAGAAGGCACTGGTGCCGCTGGTCGGCTCGCTGATCGCGATCGGTGTCGGGTTGCTGCTCGCCAGCTTCCTGCAGGTGCGATTGGGCCTGCGCCCGCTTCGGCATCTGCAGGCGAGCCTGCGCGAAATCCGCGCCGGCCGCGCGCAGCATGTATCGTCGGACCAGCCGGACGAACTGCGGCCTCTGGTGGACGAACTCAATGCGCTGATCGACCAGAATGCGCAGGGGCTCGAGGCGGCCCGGCGGCACGTCGCCAATCTCGCGCATGGGCTGAAGACCCCGCTGGCGACGCTGGCCATGGAACTGAACGAACCAGGCGCCGACCCCACGGGGTCGATGAGGCCGCTGGTCGAACGCATCGAGGGGAGTGTACGCCATCACCTTGCCCGCGCCAGGGCGGGGGCGCTCGGTGCTTCGGGGCGGGTATCGACGCCGCTGCTGGCGCGCTGCCGGGAGATCGCGTCCGTGCTGGGCAAGATCCATGCGGACAGGAACGTCGAGGCGGTGATCGTCGGCGACGGGACGCTCGCCGTCGCCTGCGAGATGCAGGACCTCGACGAGATGCTCGGCAATCTGCTCGACAATGCGTTCAAATGGGCCCGCTCTCGCGTCTCGCTCGCAGCCACTGCCGAAGGGCAGTTCGTCGTCATTCGCATCGAGGATGATGGCGTCGGATTGGCCGAGGAACGCTTGCCGGATGTCTTGCTGCCGGGAAGGCGGCTGGACGAGGCGATGCCCGGCCATGGCTTCGGGCTTTCGATCACGCGGGAGTTGGCGGAACTCTATGGCGGATCGCTGGCGCTTCGTTCCGGTCCGCCCGGCGGCCTCACCGCCATCCTCACCCTGCCCATCGCCAGCGCCTGA
- a CDS encoding response regulator transcription factor, with product MRVLLVEDDKLLAERIAGALRAENFAVDVASNGEDGQHLGATELFDVVILDLGLPKVDGISVLKAWRAEERGVPVLILTARDGWSEKVEGFKAGADDYLTKPFKLEELVMRLRALVRRSKGHAATRLVCGPLVFDAQVGTFELDGLPLKLTALEWRVLSCLMLRKEVVVERADLVERVYEGDAEVDSNSLEVIIARLRRKIGHDRIETYRGRGYRLTAESASA from the coding sequence ATGCGCGTCCTTCTCGTCGAAGATGACAAGCTCCTCGCCGAGCGGATCGCAGGCGCGCTTCGGGCCGAGAATTTCGCGGTCGACGTGGCGAGCAATGGCGAGGACGGCCAGCATCTCGGCGCCACCGAACTCTTCGATGTCGTCATCCTCGATCTGGGTTTGCCCAAGGTCGACGGAATATCCGTGCTCAAGGCCTGGCGCGCCGAGGAGCGCGGCGTCCCCGTGTTGATCCTGACGGCCCGCGACGGCTGGTCGGAAAAGGTCGAGGGCTTCAAGGCCGGCGCCGACGACTATCTGACCAAGCCCTTCAAGCTCGAGGAACTGGTAATGCGGCTGCGCGCGCTGGTGCGCCGCTCCAAGGGCCATGCCGCAACACGGCTGGTCTGCGGGCCGCTCGTCTTCGACGCGCAGGTGGGCACGTTCGAGCTGGACGGCCTGCCGCTGAAGCTGACGGCGCTGGAATGGCGCGTGCTCTCCTGCCTGATGTTGCGCAAGGAGGTGGTGGTCGAGCGCGCCGATCTCGTCGAGCGCGTCTATGAGGGCGATGCCGAGGTCGATTCCAACTCGCTGGAGGTGATCATCGCGCGGCTGCGGCGAAAGATCGGCCATGACCGGATCGAGACTTATCGCGGCCGCGGCTATCGGCTGACGGCCGAGTCGGCATCGGCATGA
- a CDS encoding arsenic transporter — protein sequence MGAPVAIWSIAAIALGGVLVRPWNLPEAIWAFGGAALLVLLGLMPLSAALEGIGRGSDVYLFLIGMMLLAELARKEGLFDWLATLAVRHARGSGTRLFWLIYVVGIVVTVFLSNDATAVVLTPAVYAAARAADAEPLPYLFICAFIANAASFVLPISNPANLVIFGSQMPPLTTWLATFTLPSIAAIGLTYLMLRLTLRRSIPDRLRTDIPPVVLTFGGKLAAGGIAATALLLLVASALDWQLGLPTFIAGTLTAAGILLGSRQSPWPVLRDISWGVLPLVAGLFVLVEALQLTGVIDALARLAQQSAAQSIGWAATGAGIIVAIASNLLNNLPTGLIAGATIEAAQLPHSVTSAVLVGVDLGPNLSITGSLATILWLVALRREGQRVGAWTFLKLGILVMPPALIGALLALWLMTA from the coding sequence ATGGGTGCGCCTGTCGCCATCTGGAGCATTGCCGCCATCGCTCTCGGGGGCGTCCTGGTACGTCCCTGGAACCTGCCGGAGGCAATCTGGGCGTTTGGCGGCGCTGCCCTGCTGGTACTGCTCGGGCTGATGCCGCTCTCGGCTGCGCTGGAAGGCATCGGCCGCGGCAGCGACGTCTATCTCTTCCTGATCGGCATGATGCTTCTGGCCGAGCTGGCGCGGAAGGAAGGGCTGTTCGACTGGCTGGCGACGCTGGCGGTCCGCCACGCGCGCGGCTCGGGCACGCGCCTGTTCTGGCTGATCTATGTCGTCGGCATCGTCGTCACGGTGTTCCTGTCGAACGACGCCACCGCCGTGGTGCTGACGCCGGCCGTCTATGCCGCAGCCCGCGCCGCCGACGCCGAGCCGCTGCCCTATTTGTTCATCTGCGCCTTCATCGCCAATGCCGCGAGCTTCGTGCTGCCAATCTCCAACCCGGCCAACCTGGTGATCTTCGGCAGCCAGATGCCGCCGCTGACCACCTGGCTCGCAACCTTCACCCTGCCCTCGATCGCGGCGATCGGCCTGACCTATCTGATGCTGCGGCTGACGCTGCGCCGGTCCATCCCGGACCGGCTGAGGACCGACATCCCGCCCGTCGTCCTGACCTTCGGCGGCAAGCTTGCGGCCGGCGGCATCGCCGCGACGGCGCTGTTACTGCTGGTCGCCTCCGCGCTCGACTGGCAGCTCGGCCTGCCGACCTTCATCGCGGGAACGCTGACCGCCGCCGGGATCCTGCTCGGCAGCCGGCAATCCCCCTGGCCGGTGCTGCGGGACATTTCCTGGGGCGTGCTGCCGCTGGTGGCCGGGCTGTTCGTGCTGGTCGAGGCGCTGCAGTTGACCGGAGTCATCGACGCGCTGGCGCGTCTGGCCCAGCAATCGGCGGCGCAATCGATCGGCTGGGCGGCGACGGGCGCCGGCATCATCGTCGCCATCGCCAGCAATCTGCTCAACAACCTGCCGACCGGCCTGATCGCCGGCGCGACCATCGAGGCGGCGCAGCTGCCGCATTCGGTCACCAGCGCGGTACTGGTCGGCGTCGATCTCGGACCCAACCTGTCGATCACCGGCTCGCTGGCGACGATCCTCTGGTTGGTCGCGCTGCGGCGAGAGGGTCAGCGCGTCGGCGCCTGGACCTTCCTGAAGCTCGGCATCCTCGTCATGCCGCCGGCCCTGATCGGCGCGCTGCTGGCGCTCTGGCTGATGACGGCATAA
- the ttcA gene encoding tRNA 2-thiocytidine(32) synthetase TtcA, with protein sequence MFRKGPDSVEFGKLRKRLIRQVRQALDDFAMVRPGDRWLVCLSGGKDSYTLLALLLDLKWRGMLPVDLLACNLDQAQPGFPAEILPNYLTKLGVPHRIERQDTYSIVTSKIEPGKTYCALCSRLRRGHLYRIAREEGCQAVVLGHHREDILETFFLNLFHGGKLASMPPKLLNEEGDRLVLRPLAYAAEDDIARFATAMQFPIIPCDLCGSQEGLQRNVVKQMLADWEKQTPGRKEIMLRALGKANPSHLLDRNLFDFESLVGKR encoded by the coding sequence ATGTTCCGCAAGGGGCCGGATAGCGTCGAGTTCGGCAAGCTGCGCAAGCGGCTGATCCGGCAGGTGCGGCAGGCGCTGGACGATTTCGCCATGGTGCGGCCGGGCGACCGCTGGCTGGTCTGCCTCTCCGGCGGCAAGGATAGCTACACGCTGCTGGCGCTGCTGCTCGATCTGAAATGGCGGGGCATGCTGCCGGTCGACCTGCTCGCCTGCAATCTTGACCAGGCGCAGCCGGGCTTTCCGGCCGAGATCCTGCCCAATTACCTGACCAAACTCGGCGTGCCGCACCGGATCGAGCGGCAGGACACCTATTCGATCGTCACCTCGAAGATCGAGCCCGGCAAGACCTATTGCGCGCTCTGCTCCAGGCTGCGGCGCGGCCATCTCTACCGGATCGCGCGGGAGGAGGGGTGCCAGGCCGTGGTGCTCGGCCATCACCGCGAGGACATACTCGAGACGTTCTTCCTGAACCTCTTCCATGGCGGCAAGCTCGCCTCCATGCCGCCGAAGCTGCTGAACGAGGAGGGCGACCGGCTGGTGCTGCGGCCGCTCGCCTATGCGGCTGAGGATGACATTGCCCGCTTCGCCACGGCGATGCAGTTTCCGATCATTCCCTGCGACCTCTGCGGTTCGCAGGAGGGCCTGCAGCGCAATGTCGTCAAGCAGATGCTGGCGGACTGGGAAAAGCAGACGCCCGGTCGCAAGGAGATCATGCTGCGCGCGCTCGGCAAGGCGAATCCGTCCCACCTGCTCGACCGCAACCTGTTCGACTTCGAAAGCCTGGTCGGCAAGCGGTAG
- a CDS encoding DMT family transporter produces MTEIGIEKRRGGDLVGFAAIATTIIGWASAFAAIRVGLTALTPVELAAARYLAAAVPAGLYLLIARPPLPSLRDFLRLIVIGVLFIAAYAVLLNTGEQTIAAGPASFIIQINPIIVALIAMPLLGERFGLGGWVGTLVSFLGVGLIAYGSGDGLGLNVGALLILGAALCTSVSTILQKPMLGRMPALAVTAWVLLLGSLPLTPAIPDTLAALKLAPPAVLWSIAYLVVLPTVVGYLTWAIALKRFPASRASNFLYCIAPTATLIGYLWLGEVPSPTSLLGGAMAIGGVVIVNLTRRR; encoded by the coding sequence ATGACCGAAATCGGGATCGAGAAGCGGCGCGGGGGCGATCTCGTCGGCTTTGCGGCCATTGCCACGACGATCATCGGCTGGGCATCGGCCTTCGCGGCCATCCGCGTCGGTCTCACCGCGCTGACGCCGGTCGAGCTGGCCGCCGCGCGCTATCTCGCCGCCGCCGTTCCGGCCGGTCTCTATCTGCTCATCGCCCGTCCGCCGCTGCCTTCGCTTCGGGATTTCCTGCGTCTGATCGTCATCGGCGTGCTGTTCATTGCCGCCTATGCGGTGCTGCTCAACACCGGCGAGCAGACGATCGCGGCGGGTCCGGCCTCGTTCATCATCCAGATCAATCCGATCATCGTGGCGCTGATCGCCATGCCGTTGCTCGGAGAGCGCTTCGGGCTTGGCGGCTGGGTCGGCACGCTGGTGTCGTTCCTGGGCGTTGGGCTGATCGCCTATGGCAGCGGCGACGGGCTCGGGCTGAATGTCGGAGCGCTGCTGATCCTCGGCGCAGCGCTTTGCACTTCGGTCTCGACCATCCTGCAGAAGCCCATGCTTGGGCGCATGCCGGCGCTGGCTGTCACCGCCTGGGTGCTCCTTCTTGGTAGCCTTCCGTTAACCCCGGCGATCCCCGACACGCTGGCCGCGCTGAAACTGGCGCCCCCTGCCGTCCTCTGGTCGATCGCCTATCTCGTCGTGCTGCCCACCGTCGTCGGCTACCTGACCTGGGCGATCGCGCTGAAGCGCTTCCCGGCCTCGCGCGCCTCCAACTTCCTCTATTGCATCGCGCCGACCGCGACGCTGATCGGCTATCTGTGGCTGGGCGAAGTGCCCTCGCCCACCAGCCTGCTCGGTGGCGCCATGGCGATCGGCGGCGTCGTCATCGTCAATCTCACCCGCCGGCGATAG
- the rpsD gene encoding 30S ribosomal protein S4 → MSKRASSKHKIDRRLGENLWGRPKSPVNKREYGPGQHGQRRKGKVSDYGTQLRAKQKLKGYYGNISEKQFRKIYADATRRKGDSSENLIGLLECRLDAIVYRAKFVPTVFAARQFISHGHIKVNGRRVNIPSFQAKVGDVIEVKEASRQLTIVLEATQLAERDVPDYIEVDHHKMSAKFSRVPALADVPYPVHMEPNLVVEFYSR, encoded by the coding sequence ATGTCGAAGCGTGCTTCGTCTAAACATAAGATTGACCGCCGTCTTGGCGAAAACCTCTGGGGTCGTCCCAAGTCTCCGGTCAACAAGCGCGAATACGGCCCCGGCCAGCATGGCCAGCGCCGCAAGGGCAAGGTTTCCGATTACGGTACCCAGCTTCGCGCCAAGCAGAAGCTCAAGGGCTACTACGGCAACATCTCCGAGAAGCAGTTCCGGAAGATCTATGCCGATGCGACCCGTCGCAAGGGCGATTCGTCGGAGAACCTGATCGGCCTCCTCGAGTGCCGTCTGGACGCGATCGTCTATCGCGCCAAGTTCGTCCCGACCGTGTTCGCCGCGCGCCAGTTCATCTCGCACGGTCACATCAAGGTCAACGGCCGCCGCGTCAACATTCCGTCCTTCCAGGCGAAGGTCGGCGATGTGATCGAGGTCAAGGAAGCTTCGCGTCAGCTGACGATCGTCCTCGAGGCGACCCAGCTCGCCGAGCGTGACGTTCCCGACTACATCGAAGTCGATCATCACAAGATGAGCGCCAAGTTCTCGCGCGTGCCGGCTCTGGCCGACGTGCCGTATCCGGTTCACATGGAACCGAACCTGGTCGTCGAATTCTATTCGCGCTGA
- a CDS encoding SDR family NAD(P)-dependent oxidoreductase — translation MDLQLSNKTALVTGSTGGIGLAIARTLAEEGAAVIVIGRSAESVERTVQEIGAARGIVADPATAEGAAALTSAVPSVDILVNNLGIYEVKPFAEITDADWLRFFDVNVLSGIRLARHYFPAMLERNWGRIIFVSSESALQVPPDMIHYGMTKTAQLSVARGLAELTKGTAVTVNSVLPGPTRSAGIGDFLRSVFPGNPGSEAELEKEFFRQYRSSSLLQRMIDPKEIAALVAYVASPLGAATNGAALRVEGGLLMSAT, via the coding sequence ATGGACCTTCAACTGTCGAACAAGACGGCTCTGGTGACCGGCTCTACCGGCGGCATCGGGCTGGCGATTGCCAGGACCCTGGCCGAGGAAGGCGCGGCCGTCATCGTCATCGGCCGTTCGGCTGAGTCGGTAGAGAGGACCGTTCAGGAGATTGGCGCGGCGCGCGGCATTGTCGCAGATCCCGCCACGGCCGAAGGCGCTGCCGCGCTGACCAGTGCCGTGCCCTCGGTCGACATTCTCGTCAACAATCTCGGCATCTACGAAGTGAAGCCCTTCGCCGAGATCACCGACGCGGACTGGCTGCGCTTCTTCGACGTCAACGTGCTCTCCGGCATCCGGCTGGCGCGGCACTATTTCCCAGCCATGCTGGAGCGCAACTGGGGCCGCATCATCTTCGTCTCCAGCGAATCGGCGCTGCAGGTGCCGCCGGACATGATCCACTACGGCATGACCAAGACGGCGCAGCTTTCCGTGGCGCGCGGCCTGGCCGAACTGACCAAGGGCACGGCGGTGACGGTCAATTCCGTGCTGCCGGGGCCGACGCGTTCGGCCGGAATTGGCGATTTCCTGCGTTCCGTCTTCCCGGGCAATCCCGGCAGCGAGGCGGAACTCGAGAAGGAATTCTTCCGGCAGTATCGGTCGTCGTCGCTGCTGCAGCGAATGATCGATCCCAAGGAGATCGCCGCGCTGGTCGCCTATGTCGCGAGCCCGCTCGGGGCGGCCACGAATGGCGCGGCGCTGCGGGTTGAGGGCGGCTTGCTGATGTCGGCTACCTGA